The window AGATGATCGCCGATCAGGAGTTGTTGGAGTGGGCGCGCGTCTATAACGATTATAAGGGCATTCCCAAGTGGGACGTGCGCAACGCGCTGAGCAGCGGCAGAGATGTGATCCTGCGCATCGATGTGCAGGGCGTGGCGACGGTGAAGAAGCTCGCGCCGGAGGCGGTGACGATCTTTATGGCTCCCAGCACGATCGGCGATCTGCGCCAGCGCCTCCAGTGGCGGCGCACCGACACGCCCAATCAGATCGAGCAGCGCCTGGCAAAGGCCGAGTGGGAGATGGAGCAGATCCACCTCTTCGATTACGTCGTGGTCAACCATGCCGATCGGCTCGACACGGCGGTCGGGCAGATTCGCTCGATCATTTTCGCCGAGAAGCAGCGGGTCTATCCGCGCCGCGTGAAGCTCTAGCCGCCCGCCGATGAGCTCGACGATCGATCACACGCGGCACGATACGCTGATTGCCGAAGGACGCGAGGCGCTGCTGGCGGGCGATAAGGCGCAGGCGCAGGCGCTACTGGCCCAGGCGGTTCAGCTCGATCCGCGCAGCGAAGAGGCGTGGATGTGGCTCAGCGGCGCGTACACGCAGCCCGCAGACATGGCGGCCTGTCTCCAGCAGGTGCTCGCGATCAATCCCCACAACGAGCAGGCCCAGGAAGGGCTGCGCTGGCTATCGGCGGAGTACGGCATCACACCGCCGCAGCCTCCTGTGGCTTCCACCGCCGATCCCGCTCCGATTGCCGAGGCCGTGCGCCTGCACCCACCGCCGATCAGCAGCTACAGCAGCCAGCTCCTACTTGAGTCGGCGCTGCATCCCGTGGCGGCTGGCGTGTGGCTGGGCCTGCTCCGGCTGATCGGCTGGCTGCGTCCAGAGACGCTGGCGCTGCTGCGGAGCAATCAAGGGCCGCTCGGCTGGTCGGGATCGCTGGGAGTAGCGGGCGCTGCCGTGGTGTTTCATGGCCTGGCACTGCTGCTGCTCTGGCTCATCCTGGGCTGGCAGCTCAGCCGCGTGCGCGCGGAGGGACGCGGCGATCTCTTCGATAGCCTGGTGCGCGCCGGGCATCTATGGCTGCCCGCCCACCTCTGGCTGGGCGCGGCGATCGTCGCGGGGCTGGGGCTGGATCTCAGCGCCGGGCTGTGGCGCGTTGTT of the Herpetosiphonaceae bacterium genome contains:
- a CDS encoding guanylate kinase, whose protein sequence is MNRQHTEINPIIFGQPPEPLLVILSGPSGVGKDSALMRMRELGFPFHFVVTATDRPQRPGEINGVDYHFVTTADFEQMIADQELLEWARVYNDYKGIPKWDVRNALSSGRDVILRIDVQGVATVKKLAPEAVTIFMAPSTIGDLRQRLQWRRTDTPNQIEQRLAKAEWEMEQIHLFDYVVVNHADRLDTAVGQIRSIIFAEKQRVYPRRVKL